The following proteins are encoded in a genomic region of Palaemon carinicauda isolate YSFRI2023 chromosome 19, ASM3689809v2, whole genome shotgun sequence:
- the LOC137658164 gene encoding low-density lipoprotein receptor-related protein 1-like isoform X2 — MEVFVLLLLVCTGLTAAQYCSSNKIACADKNKCIVPDVICDDDADCDDASDEEEELCRGWVNARCPVKSVLCTRNGEESCVEIPEYCTISNPPCDGDFDKRICSMLEGGRLLQLSNFEPGGNLMRAEKLAGELRKVIPSTISHERCPTMYTLVGDSCVSLSIVSSMTWSEAQVFCDLLDGDLMTFHRDAKSFAAITQHLQTIGAV, encoded by the exons ATGGAGGTGTTCGTGCTTCTGCTGTTGGTCTGCACAGGCTTAACAG CCGCTCAATATTGCAGCAGCAATAAGATTGCCTGCGCAGACAAAAATAAATGCATTGTGCCCGACGTTATCTGTGATGACGATGCAGACTGCGACGACGCTTCCGATGAAGAAGAAGAACTTTGCCGG GGTTGGGTCAACGCCCGCTGCCCTGTGAAGTCTGTTCTGTGTACCAGAAATGGCGAAGAATCATGTGTGGAAATTCCCGAGTATTGTACCATTTCGAATCCACCATGTGACGGGGACTTCGACAAACGCATTTGTTCG ATGCTTGAGGGTGGACGACTTCTACAGCTCAGTAATTTTGAACCAG GTGGGAACCTCATGAGGGCGGAAAAGTTGGCGGGCGAATTACGAAAAGTTATTCCTTCCACAATATCACACGAGAGGTGCCCGACGATGTATACCCTTGTCGGAGATTCTTGCGTCTCCCTTTCTATCGTTTCCAGT ATGACCTGGAGTGAGGCTCAAGTTTTCTGCGACCTCCTTGATGGTGATCTTATGACCTTCCACAGAGACGCTAAAAGCTTCGCGGCCATCACTCAACACTTGCAGACAATTG